From Chiloscyllium punctatum isolate Juve2018m chromosome 39, sChiPun1.3, whole genome shotgun sequence, one genomic window encodes:
- the LOC140463773 gene encoding E3 ubiquitin/ISG15 ligase TRIM25-like has protein sequence MSSSARASSQEKFVCALCLDVFSDPATIPCGHSFCLPCIARCWELSSDTGKANCPQCLRTFTPVPTLQKNLILCEILEDLQASGEISFGSHPAGPGDVTCDICTKPKMKGRKSCLDCLLTYCGPHLQPHHQQAALKEHVLVDPIKHLHTQRDCAVHGEPLDWFCRTEGESICRLCVAEQHVIHDVVTVPEEVAQQQELILRNSSTLKQQLQKTLAEISDLQVNVDSVKNSSQEVRTEITQKFTAMVKLIEGAHKEAIAQINNDEQVTLGQAKSMRTQLQQRCTELSVSEDQLRSLLKINDNLIFLQESSCVKTRAQPLEFPQFKQQTDAQSTMAHVKVSVNDLATSIKQQMISFCKQIQDKQNIGRTYSETKQIRPAHPKKVMIKKGLPSYNLKTGMTKEDFLCFTPSIMEGPQSGRRMELLRYAESLRFDVRSAHCLLTFYNHYQTVSSLMELKYPDDPLRFNVQPQVLCENRWFDTMRYYCEVEVYKSQMTNHICIGITSPCIQRKGADPSCILGRYNQSWCLDLYLTPRNTFLVFGNGVESEVPRVTYNRIGMCLEANTLSFYGVTDTMNLIHKFSNVNFKKAHPAFRIENGTALTLCQPQ, from the exons ATGTCTTCTTCAGCCAGAGCCAGCTCCCAGGAGAAATTTGTCTGCGCCCTCTGCTTGGATGTGTTCAGTGACCCCGCCACTATACCATGTGGGCACAGTTTCTGCTTGCCATGTATTGCCAGGTGCTGGGAGCTGAGTTCTGACACAGGGAAGGCTAACTGCCCTCAATGTCTCCGCACCTTCACTCCCGTACCCACACTGCAGAAAAACCTAATTTTATGTGAGATCCTGGAAGACCTCCAGGCCAGTGGTGAGATCTCTTTTGGCTCTCATCCAGCTGGACCGGGGGATGTCACCTGTGATATCTGCACCAAGCCCAAGATGAAAGGCAGGAAAAGTTGCTTGGACTGCCTGCTCACGTACTGCGGGCCCCACTTGCAGCCTCATCACCAGCAGGCAGCTCTGAAGGAACATGTCCTTGTTGACCCCATCAAGCATCTCCACACCCAACGAGACTGTGCAGTTCATGGGGAGCCCTTGGACTGGTTCTGTCGGACCGAGGGGGAGAGTATTTGCAGGTTATGTGTTGCGGAACAGCATGTAATCCATGATGTGGTCACTGTACCAGAGGAAGTGGCTCAACAACAG GAACTGATTCTGCGTAACTCATCAACTCTGAAACAACAGCTGCAAAAGACATTGGCAGAGATCAGTGACCTGCAGGTGAATGTCGATTCAGTCAAG AATTCCTCACAGGAGGTGAGAACTGAGATCACCCAGAAATTCACAGCCATGGTCAAACTCATCGAAGGAGCCCACAAAGAAGCGATTGCGCAGATTAATAACGATGAGCAAGTGACACTGGGCCAAGCCAAGAGTATGAGgacccagctgcagcagaggtgtACTGAGCTGTCTGTTAGTGAAGACCAACTGAGATCGCTGCTGAAGATCAATGACAACCTGATATTTCTGCAG GAATCCAGTTGTGTGAAAACAAGAGCCCAGCCTTTGGAGTTCCCACAATTCAAACAACAAACAGATGCCCAGTCCACAATGGCTCATGTCAAGGTCTCTGTCAATGACCTTGCCACATCGATTAAACAGCAAATGATCTCATTTTGCAAGCAAATCCAAGACAAGCAAAATATTG GAAGAACCTATTCTGAGACCAAGCAGATCAGGCCGG CTCATCCAAAGAAAGTCATGATCAAGAAAGGTTTGCCATCTT ACAATCTAAAGACAGGCATGACCAAGGAAGATTTTCTATGTT TCACTCCAAGCATCATGGAAGGGCCCCAATCAGGGCGCAGAATGGAATTGTTAAGGT atgctgaaaGTCTCCGATTCGATGTGCGTTCTGCACATTGTTTACTTACCTTCTACAATCATTATCAGACTGTGTCAAGTTTAATGGAACTGAAATACCCTGACGACCCTTTGAGATTTAATGTCCAACCACAAGTCCTGTGTGAGAATCGTTGGTTCGACACCATGCGCTACTATTGCGAAGTGGAGGTGTACAAATCTCAGATGACTAACCATATCTGTATCGGCATCACATCTCCCTGCATCCAAAGAAAAGGGGCCGACCCCTCCTGTATCCTTGGTAGATATAACCAGTCATGGTGTTTAGATTTGTATCTAACACCACGTAACACCTTCTTGGTTTTTGGTAATGGAGTAGAGTCTGAAGTACCGCGTGTAACCTACAACAGAATTGGAATGTGCCTGGAAGCCAATACCTTGTCATTTTATGGTGTGACAGATACAATGAATCTAATCCACAAATTCTCAAATGTTAATTTTAAGAAAGCCCATCCTGCTTTTCGAATTGAGAATGGGACGGCGCTgactctttgtcaacctcaatga